The genomic interval CAGTGCCGCAATGGCAAACCTGGTTGCAGTATGCTCACCGACCGCAACTGGCTCAGCAGGACCCCTTGTTTTCCCGTAGCCTCAGTTACTACTTGTTCGAGTTACCATGGTGGGAATACGTCGTCGCAGTGGGACAAGGGTTGGTTATTGTGTGTTTGGTGGTCGTTCTGATTGTGTATGTGCTCAAGCGATTCATCGGCGCAATGGGACACGGCTGGCTGGCCCGACCGGCCAAGCAGCATCTTTCCATCCTCGCGGCCGTGCTTTTCCTCTTGCATGCGTGGAGCACGTATCTGGAGATTCCCAACTTGGTTTACTCGCCGCGCGGCGTTGTATGGGGCGCCAGTTACACCGACGTGCACGCTGACCTGCCATTGCTGCGCCTGCTCGTAACAGTATTGATCATCGGCGCGCTGATGATGATCGCCAATGGCTTCACGGCGCGAAACCGATTGGCCGTGGCGGCTGTCGCACTCTACGTTGTCATGCTTGGCGCCTATTGGATTTATCCGGCACTCGTCCAGCGGTTTGTAGTTACCCCAAATGAAGTTGACAAAGAGAAGCCCTATATCGAGTTTAACATTGCGGCGACCAGAAAGGCTTTTGGTCTCGATCAAGTTGAAGAACGAGCGTTGTCAGGCGAAGGCGAGCTGACGGCGCAAGACCTCAAGGAGAATGCCGGGACGATCAACAACATTCGCTTGTGGGATCGTCAACCGTTGCTTGATTCGTTCTCGCAGCTTCAAGTGTTTCGCCCCTACTATCGGTTCATCTCGGTGGACATTGACCGCTACATGATCAACGGCGAATATCGTCAAACGATGCTCTCACCGCGCGAATTAGTTTCGTCAGCGTTGCCAACCCGAACGTGGCTCAATGAACGATTCATCTTCACACACGGTTATGGGCTGACGCTCGCGCCGGTCAATCGGGTCAGTCCAACGGGCTTGCCGATGCTCTTCATCAAAGACATTCCTCCAACCTCGGAAGTTGATCTTCAAGTGACGCGGCCTGAAATTTATTTCGGCGAAGCGTCAAATGACTACGTGTTTGTGAATACCGCGTTGAAGGAATTTGATTACCCAGCCGGCGAAGATAACGTGGAAACCACCTATGCCGGACAAGCGGGCGTGCCTGTCGGCTCATTTTTCCGTAAGCTGCTGCTGGCCATACGATACGGTTCGATGAATATCATTCTGTCTAATGATTTGACGGCAGAGAGCCGCATTCTGCTCTATCGTAATATCCGAGCGCGTCTGCAACGCATCGCGCCGTTTCTGCGGTTTGACCGTGACCCGTACATGGTCATTGCCAGTGATGGTCGGCTCTATTGGTTGTGTGATGCTTACACGGTCTCGGACCGGTATCCCTACTCTGAGCCGATCACCACAGAGACAAATGACAGCGAAAACATTGAAAGCGGCATCAACTATATTCGCAATTCCGTCAAGGTGCTCATTGACGCGTATCATGGATTGACGCGGTTTTATTTGGCCGATCCATCTGATCCGCTCGTGCAGGCATATCAGCGCGCGTTTCCCGAAATGTTTACCCCGTTAGATCAGATGCCGGCCGATTTGAAGTCGCACTTGAAATTCCCGTCCGATTTGTTCGCTATTCAGACGAGAATGTTTGCCACCTACCACATGACCAATCCACAAGTCTTCTACAACAAGGAAGACAAATGGGACATCCCGACCTATTCGAGTGAAGGGAAGGAACAGTCCATCGAGCCGTATCATACGATCATGCGCTTGCCGGGTGAGCCGCGCGAAGAGTTTCTGCTGATGCGGCCGTTTACGCCGCGCAACCGCGACAATCTGGCTGCCTGGATGGTCGCGCGCATGGATGGCCAGCAGTACGGCAAGTTGGTCGTTTATCGGTTATCAAAGCAAAAACTCGTCTTCGGACCGAAGCAAATCTCGGCGCGGATCAACCAGGACCCTGAAGTCTCCCGTCAGTTGACCTTATGGGACCAGCGCGGCTCGCAAGTGTTGCTGGGACGGCAAGTCGTCATTCCAATCAATGAGTCGCTGATTTATGTTCAACCGTTGTACCTCCGCGCGGAGACCGGCAAGATACCAGAGTTGAAGCGCGTCATCGTTGCTTATCAAAATGAGATCGCGATGGAGGAGACGCTAGAACAAGCGCTCAACAGAATTTTCGGCGCTGCAACGGCAGCTCAGCCAAGAGCGCCTGACCAGCAGCCACCGCCGCCGCCTGATGCTTCGTTGGAGAGCCTCGCGGCTCAAGCTAAGCAGCATTATGATCGCGCGCAAGAAGCGTTGAAGGCCGGCGAGTGGGCTCGCTATGGTGAAGAAATGAAACGGCTCGGCGACGTGCTCAACCAAATGCAGCAGAAGTGAGTTGAGAAAGACTCGGTCACGCGGAGGCAGCAGGTCGGCAGCAGCTTCAACTTGGTTGTACAGTTTGCGCAAAATACGTCCAATGGGTCACGCGGAGGCAGCAGATCGGCAGCAGCTTCAACCCTCGGCGGAAAACGAGTGCGTCGGCCAACGCGCTGTCCTGTGCGCTGACGCGTAGTGCGCAGGCGCTTCGATGATTTCCCATGCCTGAGGGTCACGCAGGAGTTTGGAGACGAGCGCGTTATGCAGGGCATGGCCTGAGCGTATAGCCTGAATGTGCCCAAGCACAGGCCGTCCTAGC from Blastocatellia bacterium carries:
- a CDS encoding UPF0182 family protein, encoding MTNRRSYFLWFWVLVFLFFFGVRFTGFYIDWLWFNEVGYTQVYLRTLLTKLGLGMSVGLLAFAVIYGNLWLARKLAPGHEIMLRHGDVYTQVSVPESRQRRIALVVSLLVGVFMGLSAVPQWQTWLQYAHRPQLAQQDPLFSRSLSYYLFELPWWEYVVAVGQGLVIVCLVVVLIVYVLKRFIGAMGHGWLARPAKQHLSILAAVLFLLHAWSTYLEIPNLVYSPRGVVWGASYTDVHADLPLLRLLVTVLIIGALMMIANGFTARNRLAVAAVALYVVMLGAYWIYPALVQRFVVTPNEVDKEKPYIEFNIAATRKAFGLDQVEERALSGEGELTAQDLKENAGTINNIRLWDRQPLLDSFSQLQVFRPYYRFISVDIDRYMINGEYRQTMLSPRELVSSALPTRTWLNERFIFTHGYGLTLAPVNRVSPTGLPMLFIKDIPPTSEVDLQVTRPEIYFGEASNDYVFVNTALKEFDYPAGEDNVETTYAGQAGVPVGSFFRKLLLAIRYGSMNIILSNDLTAESRILLYRNIRARLQRIAPFLRFDRDPYMVIASDGRLYWLCDAYTVSDRYPYSEPITTETNDSENIESGINYIRNSVKVLIDAYHGLTRFYLADPSDPLVQAYQRAFPEMFTPLDQMPADLKSHLKFPSDLFAIQTRMFATYHMTNPQVFYNKEDKWDIPTYSSEGKEQSIEPYHTIMRLPGEPREEFLLMRPFTPRNRDNLAAWMVARMDGQQYGKLVVYRLSKQKLVFGPKQISARINQDPEVSRQLTLWDQRGSQVLLGRQVVIPINESLIYVQPLYLRAETGKIPELKRVIVAYQNEIAMEETLEQALNRIFGAATAAQPRAPDQQPPPPPDASLESLAAQAKQHYDRAQEALKAGEWARYGEEMKRLGDVLNQMQQK